In Perognathus longimembris pacificus isolate PPM17 chromosome 23, ASM2315922v1, whole genome shotgun sequence, a single genomic region encodes these proteins:
- the Myef2 gene encoding myelin expression factor 2 isoform X4: MADADKPEAAGAAGDHTPYPQPAEPPGEPRREPHPPEPEKQAPPHSSSSNGVKMENDESVKEEKSDLKEKSTGNKKANRFHPYSKDKNLGSGEKKGPNRNRVFISNIPYDMKWQAIKDLMREKVGEVTYVELFKDAEGKSRGCGVVEFKDEEFVKKALETMNKYDLSGRPLNIKEDPDGENARRALQRTGGSFPGGHGPDMGSGLMNLPPSILNNPNIPPEVISNLQAGRLGSTIFVANLDFKVGWKKLKEVFSIAGTVKRADIKEDKDGKSRGMGTVTFEQAIEAVQAISMFNGQFLFDRPMHVKMDDKSVPHEDYRSHDSKTPQLPRGLGGIGMGLGPGGQPISASQLNIGGVMGNLGPSGIGFGGLEAMNSMGGFGGVGRVGEIYRGAMTSSMERDFGRGDIGINRGFGDSFGRLGGGMGGMSSVTGGMGMALDRVSSSFDRMGPGIGAILERSIDMDRGFLSGPMGSGMRDRIGSKGNQIFVRNLPFDLTWQKLKEKFSQCGHVMFAEIKMENGKSKGCGTVRFDSPESAEKACRIMNGIKISGREIDVRLDRNA, from the exons atgGCGGACGCCGACAAGCCCGAGGCGGCCGGGGCCGCCGGGGATCACACCCCGTACCCGCAGCCCGCGGAGCCGCCGGGCGAGCCGCGGCGAGAGCCGCACCCCCCGGAGCCGGAGAAGCAGGCGCCGCCGCACAGCAGCAGCTCCAACGGCGTTAAAAT gGAAAATGATGAATCCGTGAAGGAAGAGAAATCtgacttaaaagaaaaatctactgGAAATAAGAAGGCCAATCGATTTCACCCTTATTCAAAAGACAAGAATTTGGGCAGTGGAGAAAAGAAGGGCCCAAATCGAAACAGAGTATTCATTAGCAACATCCCCTATGACATGAAATGGCAAGCTATTAAAGATCTGATGAGAGAAAAAG TTGGTGAGGTTACATACGTGGAGCTCTTTAAGGATGCGGAAGGAAAATCAAGG GGTTGTGg tGTGGTTGAATTCAAAGATGAAGAATTTGTAAAGAAAGCACTAGAAACGATGAACAAATATGACCTTAGTGGAAGACCTCTGAATATTAAAGAG GATCCGGATGGAGAAAACGCTCGTAGAGCCTTGCAGCGCACAGGAGGGTCATTTCCAGGAGGACATGGCCCTGATATGGGGTCCGGGCTGATGAATCTGCCACCTTCCATTCTCAATAATCCAAACATTCCTCCTGAGGTTATCAGTAATTTGCAAGCTGGTAGACTTGGTTCTACAATTTTTGTTGCTAAT CTTGACTTCAAAGTTGgttggaaaaagctaaaggaagtgTTCAGCATAGCTGGAACTGTAAAGCGAGCAGACATTAAAGAAGACAAGGATGGCAAGAGCAGAGGAATGGGCACTGTGACTTTTGAGCAAGCAATTGAAGCAGTTCAAGCAATCT CAATGTTCAATGGACAATTTTTATTTGATAGACCTATGCATGTGAAAATG GACGACAAGTCTGTTCCTCATGAAGACTACCGTTCACATGATAGTAAAACACCGCAGTTACCAC GTGGTCTTGGAGGCATTGGAATGGGACTTGGTCCAGGAGGACAGCCTATCAGTGCTAGCCAGTTGAACATTGGAGGTGTAATGGGAAATCTAGGTCCAAGTG GAATTGGGTTTGGTGGTCTGGAAGCAATGAATAGCATGGGAGGATTTGGTGGAGTTGGTCGAGTGGGAG AGATATACCGCGGTGCGATGACTAGTAGCATGGAGCGAGATTTTGGACGTGGTGATATTGGAATAAATCGAGGCTTTGGCGATTCCTTTGGTAGACTTG GTGGTGGGATGGGTGGCATGAGCAGTGTGACTGGAGGAATGGGGATGGCACTGGACCGCGTGAGTTCCAGCTTCGATAGAATGGGACCAGGTATAGGTGCCATCCTGGAAAGGAGCATCGATATGGATCGAGGATTTTTATCGGGTCCAATGGGAAGTGGAATGAGAGACAGAATAGGCTCCAAAGGCAACCAGATATTTGTCAGAAAT CTGCCTTTTGACTTGACTTGGCAGAAACTTAAAGAGAAATTCAGTCAGTGCG GTCATGTAATGTttgcagaaataaaaatggagaatgGAAAGTCAAaaggctgtgggacagtcagatTTGACTCTCCAGAATCAGCTGAAAAAGCCTGCAGAATAATGAATGGCATAAAAATCAGCGGCAGAGAAATTGATGTTCGCTTGGATCGTAATGCATAA
- the Myef2 gene encoding myelin expression factor 2 isoform X2, whose amino-acid sequence MADADKPEAAGAAGDHTPYPQPAEPPGEPRREPHPPEPEKQAPPHSSSSNGVKMENDESVKEEKSDLKEKSTGNKKANRFHPYSKDKNLGSGEKKGPNRNRVFISNIPYDMKWQAIKDLMREKVGEVTYVELFKDAEGKSRGCGVVEFKDEEFVKKALETMNKYDLSGRPLNIKEDPDGENARRALQRTGGSFPGGHGPDMGSGLMNLPPSILNNPNIPPEVISNLQAGRLGSTIFVANLDFKVGWKKLKEVFSIAGTVKRADIKEDKDGKSRGMGTVTFEQAIEAVQAISMFNGQFLFDRPMHVKMDDKSVPHEDYRSHDSKTPQLPRGLGGIGMGLGPGGQPISASQLNIGGVMGNLGPSGIGFGGLEAMNSMGGFGGVGRVGEIYRGAMTSSMERDFGRGDIGINRGFGDSFGRLGSAMIGGFAGRIGASNMGPVGSGISGGMGGMSSVTGGMGMALDRVSSSFDRMGPGIGAILERSIDMDRGFLSGPMGSGMRDRIGSKGNQIFVRNLPFDLTWQKLKEKFSQCGHVMFAEIKMENGKSKGCGTVRFDSPESAEKACRIMNGIKISGREIDVRLDRNA is encoded by the exons atgGCGGACGCCGACAAGCCCGAGGCGGCCGGGGCCGCCGGGGATCACACCCCGTACCCGCAGCCCGCGGAGCCGCCGGGCGAGCCGCGGCGAGAGCCGCACCCCCCGGAGCCGGAGAAGCAGGCGCCGCCGCACAGCAGCAGCTCCAACGGCGTTAAAAT gGAAAATGATGAATCCGTGAAGGAAGAGAAATCtgacttaaaagaaaaatctactgGAAATAAGAAGGCCAATCGATTTCACCCTTATTCAAAAGACAAGAATTTGGGCAGTGGAGAAAAGAAGGGCCCAAATCGAAACAGAGTATTCATTAGCAACATCCCCTATGACATGAAATGGCAAGCTATTAAAGATCTGATGAGAGAAAAAG TTGGTGAGGTTACATACGTGGAGCTCTTTAAGGATGCGGAAGGAAAATCAAGG GGTTGTGg tGTGGTTGAATTCAAAGATGAAGAATTTGTAAAGAAAGCACTAGAAACGATGAACAAATATGACCTTAGTGGAAGACCTCTGAATATTAAAGAG GATCCGGATGGAGAAAACGCTCGTAGAGCCTTGCAGCGCACAGGAGGGTCATTTCCAGGAGGACATGGCCCTGATATGGGGTCCGGGCTGATGAATCTGCCACCTTCCATTCTCAATAATCCAAACATTCCTCCTGAGGTTATCAGTAATTTGCAAGCTGGTAGACTTGGTTCTACAATTTTTGTTGCTAAT CTTGACTTCAAAGTTGgttggaaaaagctaaaggaagtgTTCAGCATAGCTGGAACTGTAAAGCGAGCAGACATTAAAGAAGACAAGGATGGCAAGAGCAGAGGAATGGGCACTGTGACTTTTGAGCAAGCAATTGAAGCAGTTCAAGCAATCT CAATGTTCAATGGACAATTTTTATTTGATAGACCTATGCATGTGAAAATG GACGACAAGTCTGTTCCTCATGAAGACTACCGTTCACATGATAGTAAAACACCGCAGTTACCAC GTGGTCTTGGAGGCATTGGAATGGGACTTGGTCCAGGAGGACAGCCTATCAGTGCTAGCCAGTTGAACATTGGAGGTGTAATGGGAAATCTAGGTCCAAGTG GAATTGGGTTTGGTGGTCTGGAAGCAATGAATAGCATGGGAGGATTTGGTGGAGTTGGTCGAGTGGGAG AGATATACCGCGGTGCGATGACTAGTAGCATGGAGCGAGATTTTGGACGTGGTGATATTGGAATAAATCGAGGCTTTGGCGATTCCTTTGGTAGACTTG GCAGTGCAATGATTGGAGGGTTTGCAGGAAGAATAGGAGCTTCTAACATGGGTCCAGTAGGATCTGGAATAA GTGGTGGGATGGGTGGCATGAGCAGTGTGACTGGAGGAATGGGGATGGCACTGGACCGCGTGAGTTCCAGCTTCGATAGAATGGGACCAGGTATAGGTGCCATCCTGGAAAGGAGCATCGATATGGATCGAGGATTTTTATCGGGTCCAATGGGAAGTGGAATGAGAGACAGAATAGGCTCCAAAGGCAACCAGATATTTGTCAGAAAT CTGCCTTTTGACTTGACTTGGCAGAAACTTAAAGAGAAATTCAGTCAGTGCG GTCATGTAATGTttgcagaaataaaaatggagaatgGAAAGTCAAaaggctgtgggacagtcagatTTGACTCTCCAGAATCAGCTGAAAAAGCCTGCAGAATAATGAATGGCATAAAAATCAGCGGCAGAGAAATTGATGTTCGCTTGGATCGTAATGCATAA
- the Myef2 gene encoding myelin expression factor 2 isoform X1: MADADKPEAAGAAGDHTPYPQPAEPPGEPRREPHPPEPEKQAPPHSSSSNGVKMENDESVKEEKSDLKEKSTGNKKANRFHPYSKDKNLGSGEKKGPNRNRVFISNIPYDMKWQAIKDLMREKVGEVTYVELFKDAEGKSRGCGVVEFKDEEFVKKALETMNKYDLSGRPLNIKEDPDGENARRALQRTGGSFPGGHGPDMGSGLMNLPPSILNNPNIPPEVISNLQAGRLGSTIFVANLDFKVGWKKLKEVFSIAGTVKRADIKEDKDGKSRGMGTVTFEQAIEAVQAISMFNGQFLFDRPMHVKMDDKSVPHEDYRSHDSKTPQLPRGLGGIGMGLGPGGQPISASQLNIGGVMGNLGPSGMGMDGPGFGGMNRIGGGIGFGGLEAMNSMGGFGGVGRVGEIYRGAMTSSMERDFGRGDIGINRGFGDSFGRLGSAMIGGFAGRIGASNMGPVGSGISGGMGGMSSVTGGMGMALDRVSSSFDRMGPGIGAILERSIDMDRGFLSGPMGSGMRDRIGSKGNQIFVRNLPFDLTWQKLKEKFSQCGHVMFAEIKMENGKSKGCGTVRFDSPESAEKACRIMNGIKISGREIDVRLDRNA, encoded by the exons atgGCGGACGCCGACAAGCCCGAGGCGGCCGGGGCCGCCGGGGATCACACCCCGTACCCGCAGCCCGCGGAGCCGCCGGGCGAGCCGCGGCGAGAGCCGCACCCCCCGGAGCCGGAGAAGCAGGCGCCGCCGCACAGCAGCAGCTCCAACGGCGTTAAAAT gGAAAATGATGAATCCGTGAAGGAAGAGAAATCtgacttaaaagaaaaatctactgGAAATAAGAAGGCCAATCGATTTCACCCTTATTCAAAAGACAAGAATTTGGGCAGTGGAGAAAAGAAGGGCCCAAATCGAAACAGAGTATTCATTAGCAACATCCCCTATGACATGAAATGGCAAGCTATTAAAGATCTGATGAGAGAAAAAG TTGGTGAGGTTACATACGTGGAGCTCTTTAAGGATGCGGAAGGAAAATCAAGG GGTTGTGg tGTGGTTGAATTCAAAGATGAAGAATTTGTAAAGAAAGCACTAGAAACGATGAACAAATATGACCTTAGTGGAAGACCTCTGAATATTAAAGAG GATCCGGATGGAGAAAACGCTCGTAGAGCCTTGCAGCGCACAGGAGGGTCATTTCCAGGAGGACATGGCCCTGATATGGGGTCCGGGCTGATGAATCTGCCACCTTCCATTCTCAATAATCCAAACATTCCTCCTGAGGTTATCAGTAATTTGCAAGCTGGTAGACTTGGTTCTACAATTTTTGTTGCTAAT CTTGACTTCAAAGTTGgttggaaaaagctaaaggaagtgTTCAGCATAGCTGGAACTGTAAAGCGAGCAGACATTAAAGAAGACAAGGATGGCAAGAGCAGAGGAATGGGCACTGTGACTTTTGAGCAAGCAATTGAAGCAGTTCAAGCAATCT CAATGTTCAATGGACAATTTTTATTTGATAGACCTATGCATGTGAAAATG GACGACAAGTCTGTTCCTCATGAAGACTACCGTTCACATGATAGTAAAACACCGCAGTTACCAC GTGGTCTTGGAGGCATTGGAATGGGACTTGGTCCAGGAGGACAGCCTATCAGTGCTAGCCAGTTGAACATTGGAGGTGTAATGGGAAATCTAGGTCCAAGTG gtATGGGAATGGATGGTCCAGGGTTTGGAGGAATGAATAGAATTGGAGGAG GAATTGGGTTTGGTGGTCTGGAAGCAATGAATAGCATGGGAGGATTTGGTGGAGTTGGTCGAGTGGGAG AGATATACCGCGGTGCGATGACTAGTAGCATGGAGCGAGATTTTGGACGTGGTGATATTGGAATAAATCGAGGCTTTGGCGATTCCTTTGGTAGACTTG GCAGTGCAATGATTGGAGGGTTTGCAGGAAGAATAGGAGCTTCTAACATGGGTCCAGTAGGATCTGGAATAA GTGGTGGGATGGGTGGCATGAGCAGTGTGACTGGAGGAATGGGGATGGCACTGGACCGCGTGAGTTCCAGCTTCGATAGAATGGGACCAGGTATAGGTGCCATCCTGGAAAGGAGCATCGATATGGATCGAGGATTTTTATCGGGTCCAATGGGAAGTGGAATGAGAGACAGAATAGGCTCCAAAGGCAACCAGATATTTGTCAGAAAT CTGCCTTTTGACTTGACTTGGCAGAAACTTAAAGAGAAATTCAGTCAGTGCG GTCATGTAATGTttgcagaaataaaaatggagaatgGAAAGTCAAaaggctgtgggacagtcagatTTGACTCTCCAGAATCAGCTGAAAAAGCCTGCAGAATAATGAATGGCATAAAAATCAGCGGCAGAGAAATTGATGTTCGCTTGGATCGTAATGCATAA
- the Myef2 gene encoding myelin expression factor 2 isoform X3: MADADKPEAAGAAGDHTPYPQPAEPPGEPRREPHPPEPEKQAPPHSSSSNGVKMENDESVKEEKSDLKEKSTGNKKANRFHPYSKDKNLGSGEKKGPNRNRVFISNIPYDMKWQAIKDLMREKVGEVTYVELFKDAEGKSRGCGVVEFKDEEFVKKALETMNKYDLSGRPLNIKEDPDGENARRALQRTGGSFPGGHGPDMGSGLMNLPPSILNNPNIPPEVISNLQAGRLGSTIFVANLDFKVGWKKLKEVFSIAGTVKRADIKEDKDGKSRGMGTVTFEQAIEAVQAISMFNGQFLFDRPMHVKMDDKSVPHEDYRSHDSKTPQLPRGLGGIGMGLGPGGQPISASQLNIGGVMGNLGPSGMGMDGPGFGGMNRIGGGIGFGGLEAMNSMGGFGGVGRVGEIYRGAMTSSMERDFGRGDIGINRGFGDSFGRLGGGMGGMSSVTGGMGMALDRVSSSFDRMGPGIGAILERSIDMDRGFLSGPMGSGMRDRIGSKGNQIFVRNLPFDLTWQKLKEKFSQCGHVMFAEIKMENGKSKGCGTVRFDSPESAEKACRIMNGIKISGREIDVRLDRNA; encoded by the exons atgGCGGACGCCGACAAGCCCGAGGCGGCCGGGGCCGCCGGGGATCACACCCCGTACCCGCAGCCCGCGGAGCCGCCGGGCGAGCCGCGGCGAGAGCCGCACCCCCCGGAGCCGGAGAAGCAGGCGCCGCCGCACAGCAGCAGCTCCAACGGCGTTAAAAT gGAAAATGATGAATCCGTGAAGGAAGAGAAATCtgacttaaaagaaaaatctactgGAAATAAGAAGGCCAATCGATTTCACCCTTATTCAAAAGACAAGAATTTGGGCAGTGGAGAAAAGAAGGGCCCAAATCGAAACAGAGTATTCATTAGCAACATCCCCTATGACATGAAATGGCAAGCTATTAAAGATCTGATGAGAGAAAAAG TTGGTGAGGTTACATACGTGGAGCTCTTTAAGGATGCGGAAGGAAAATCAAGG GGTTGTGg tGTGGTTGAATTCAAAGATGAAGAATTTGTAAAGAAAGCACTAGAAACGATGAACAAATATGACCTTAGTGGAAGACCTCTGAATATTAAAGAG GATCCGGATGGAGAAAACGCTCGTAGAGCCTTGCAGCGCACAGGAGGGTCATTTCCAGGAGGACATGGCCCTGATATGGGGTCCGGGCTGATGAATCTGCCACCTTCCATTCTCAATAATCCAAACATTCCTCCTGAGGTTATCAGTAATTTGCAAGCTGGTAGACTTGGTTCTACAATTTTTGTTGCTAAT CTTGACTTCAAAGTTGgttggaaaaagctaaaggaagtgTTCAGCATAGCTGGAACTGTAAAGCGAGCAGACATTAAAGAAGACAAGGATGGCAAGAGCAGAGGAATGGGCACTGTGACTTTTGAGCAAGCAATTGAAGCAGTTCAAGCAATCT CAATGTTCAATGGACAATTTTTATTTGATAGACCTATGCATGTGAAAATG GACGACAAGTCTGTTCCTCATGAAGACTACCGTTCACATGATAGTAAAACACCGCAGTTACCAC GTGGTCTTGGAGGCATTGGAATGGGACTTGGTCCAGGAGGACAGCCTATCAGTGCTAGCCAGTTGAACATTGGAGGTGTAATGGGAAATCTAGGTCCAAGTG gtATGGGAATGGATGGTCCAGGGTTTGGAGGAATGAATAGAATTGGAGGAG GAATTGGGTTTGGTGGTCTGGAAGCAATGAATAGCATGGGAGGATTTGGTGGAGTTGGTCGAGTGGGAG AGATATACCGCGGTGCGATGACTAGTAGCATGGAGCGAGATTTTGGACGTGGTGATATTGGAATAAATCGAGGCTTTGGCGATTCCTTTGGTAGACTTG GTGGTGGGATGGGTGGCATGAGCAGTGTGACTGGAGGAATGGGGATGGCACTGGACCGCGTGAGTTCCAGCTTCGATAGAATGGGACCAGGTATAGGTGCCATCCTGGAAAGGAGCATCGATATGGATCGAGGATTTTTATCGGGTCCAATGGGAAGTGGAATGAGAGACAGAATAGGCTCCAAAGGCAACCAGATATTTGTCAGAAAT CTGCCTTTTGACTTGACTTGGCAGAAACTTAAAGAGAAATTCAGTCAGTGCG GTCATGTAATGTttgcagaaataaaaatggagaatgGAAAGTCAAaaggctgtgggacagtcagatTTGACTCTCCAGAATCAGCTGAAAAAGCCTGCAGAATAATGAATGGCATAAAAATCAGCGGCAGAGAAATTGATGTTCGCTTGGATCGTAATGCATAA
- the Myef2 gene encoding myelin expression factor 2 isoform X5, with protein MSYVVGEVTYVELFKDAEGKSRGCGVVEFKDEEFVKKALETMNKYDLSGRPLNIKEDPDGENARRALQRTGGSFPGGHGPDMGSGLMNLPPSILNNPNIPPEVISNLQAGRLGSTIFVANLDFKVGWKKLKEVFSIAGTVKRADIKEDKDGKSRGMGTVTFEQAIEAVQAISMFNGQFLFDRPMHVKMDDKSVPHEDYRSHDSKTPQLPRGLGGIGMGLGPGGQPISASQLNIGGVMGNLGPSGMGMDGPGFGGMNRIGGGIGFGGLEAMNSMGGFGGVGRVGEIYRGAMTSSMERDFGRGDIGINRGFGDSFGRLGSAMIGGFAGRIGASNMGPVGSGISGGMGGMSSVTGGMGMALDRVSSSFDRMGPGIGAILERSIDMDRGFLSGPMGSGMRDRIGSKGNQIFVRNLPFDLTWQKLKEKFSQCGHVMFAEIKMENGKSKGCGTVRFDSPESAEKACRIMNGIKISGREIDVRLDRNA; from the exons ATGTCTTATGTAGTTGGTGAGGTTACATACGTGGAGCTCTTTAAGGATGCGGAAGGAAAATCAAGG GGTTGTGg tGTGGTTGAATTCAAAGATGAAGAATTTGTAAAGAAAGCACTAGAAACGATGAACAAATATGACCTTAGTGGAAGACCTCTGAATATTAAAGAG GATCCGGATGGAGAAAACGCTCGTAGAGCCTTGCAGCGCACAGGAGGGTCATTTCCAGGAGGACATGGCCCTGATATGGGGTCCGGGCTGATGAATCTGCCACCTTCCATTCTCAATAATCCAAACATTCCTCCTGAGGTTATCAGTAATTTGCAAGCTGGTAGACTTGGTTCTACAATTTTTGTTGCTAAT CTTGACTTCAAAGTTGgttggaaaaagctaaaggaagtgTTCAGCATAGCTGGAACTGTAAAGCGAGCAGACATTAAAGAAGACAAGGATGGCAAGAGCAGAGGAATGGGCACTGTGACTTTTGAGCAAGCAATTGAAGCAGTTCAAGCAATCT CAATGTTCAATGGACAATTTTTATTTGATAGACCTATGCATGTGAAAATG GACGACAAGTCTGTTCCTCATGAAGACTACCGTTCACATGATAGTAAAACACCGCAGTTACCAC GTGGTCTTGGAGGCATTGGAATGGGACTTGGTCCAGGAGGACAGCCTATCAGTGCTAGCCAGTTGAACATTGGAGGTGTAATGGGAAATCTAGGTCCAAGTG gtATGGGAATGGATGGTCCAGGGTTTGGAGGAATGAATAGAATTGGAGGAG GAATTGGGTTTGGTGGTCTGGAAGCAATGAATAGCATGGGAGGATTTGGTGGAGTTGGTCGAGTGGGAG AGATATACCGCGGTGCGATGACTAGTAGCATGGAGCGAGATTTTGGACGTGGTGATATTGGAATAAATCGAGGCTTTGGCGATTCCTTTGGTAGACTTG GCAGTGCAATGATTGGAGGGTTTGCAGGAAGAATAGGAGCTTCTAACATGGGTCCAGTAGGATCTGGAATAA GTGGTGGGATGGGTGGCATGAGCAGTGTGACTGGAGGAATGGGGATGGCACTGGACCGCGTGAGTTCCAGCTTCGATAGAATGGGACCAGGTATAGGTGCCATCCTGGAAAGGAGCATCGATATGGATCGAGGATTTTTATCGGGTCCAATGGGAAGTGGAATGAGAGACAGAATAGGCTCCAAAGGCAACCAGATATTTGTCAGAAAT CTGCCTTTTGACTTGACTTGGCAGAAACTTAAAGAGAAATTCAGTCAGTGCG GTCATGTAATGTttgcagaaataaaaatggagaatgGAAAGTCAAaaggctgtgggacagtcagatTTGACTCTCCAGAATCAGCTGAAAAAGCCTGCAGAATAATGAATGGCATAAAAATCAGCGGCAGAGAAATTGATGTTCGCTTGGATCGTAATGCATAA